The sequence CGCTTCCAGCACGAGCTCGGCGTCGACGTCTTCCTGGGCGACGCTCGCTTCACCGGGCCGGACACGGTCGCGGTCGACGGCACGGCGCTTCGCTTCAAGCGCGCCGTGATCGCGACCGGCGCGCGCGCGTCCCACCCGCCCATCCCGGGGCTCGCCGAGGCCGGCTTCCTGACCAACGAGAGCGTCTTCTCGCTGACCGAGCGCCCGGCTGCGCTCGCGGTGATTGGCGCCGGACCGATCGGCTGCGAGCTGGCGCAGGCGTTCCGCCGCCTGGGGTCCGAGGTCGTCCTCTTCGATGCCGCTCCGCACGTCCTCGTCCGCGAGGACGCGGACGCCGCCGAGATCCTGCAGCGGGCCTTCGAGCGCGAAGGCATTCGCCTCGTCCTCTCCTGCGAGCTCCGGCGGGTCACGCGCCGGGGGCGGCGGCGGGTGATCGAGTTCGCGGCGGGGGAGGTCGCGGTCGACGAGATCCTGGTCGGCGCGGGCCGCGCGCCCAACGTCGAGGGCCTCGGCCTCGAGGCGGTCGGCGTCCAGTGGGACACGGCGCGCGGCGTGGTGGTGAACGACCGCCTGCAGACCACGAACCCGCGCATCTACGCCGCGGGCGACGTCTGCATGCAGCACAAGTTCACGCACATGGCCGATGCGGCCGCGCGCATCGTGATCCAGAACACCCTCTTCCTCGGCCGCAAGAAGCTGAGCGCGCTCCACGTCCCCTGGTGCACCTACACCGATCCGGAGATCGCGCACGTCGGGATGTACGAGCGCGACGCCGCGCGGCAGGACATCGCCGTCGACACCTTCGTGACGCCGCTCTCCACCGTCGACCGCGCCATCGCCGACGGCGAGGAGCGGGGTTTCG comes from Deltaproteobacteria bacterium and encodes:
- a CDS encoding mercuric reductase; this encodes RFQHELGVDVFLGDARFTGPDTVAVDGTALRFKRAVIATGARASHPPIPGLAEAGFLTNESVFSLTERPAALAVIGAGPIGCELAQAFRRLGSEVVLFDAAPHVLVREDADAAEILQRAFEREGIRLVLSCELRRVTRRGRRRVIEFAAGEVAVDEILVGAGRAPNVEGLGLEAVGVQWDTARGVVVNDRLQTTNPRIYAAGDVCMQHKFTHMADAAARIVIQNTLFLGRKKLSALHVPWCTYTDPEIAHVGMYERDAARQDIAVDTFVTPLSTVDRAIADGEERGFVKVHVKKGTDRILGATVVARHAGEMLNEITLAMVGGLGLGTLANVIHPYPTQAEAIRKTADAYNRTRLTPTVKKAFQRWLAWTR